The Periplaneta americana isolate PAMFEO1 chromosome 9, P.americana_PAMFEO1_priV1, whole genome shotgun sequence genome contains a region encoding:
- the Dcps gene encoding m7GpppX diphosphatase, giving the protein MRVNMAETVEACDIPDESPKKKIKIQSDKQESNETIHTALRSFADFQQKRILSDNSQRKTICIEGSFSNKEGTAIVLLEKKPFNEEVLKKSLNSDCALTKEFSNDIYGCYECFPDVKYNSIKATVIHPATEKHLRKYAAQELYLIKETPEFYETITLPHLQEEKFSLQWVTNILEHKSETDRIIFEDPDPETGFILLPDLKWDAKQVEDLYLLAIVHKEGIKSLRDLRASHLPLLKNIEEKGIKAIEEKYNIPSCQLRIYIHYQPTFYHLHVHFTYLKYDAPGIYAERAQLLSTVIGNIEIASDYYQRTTLSFVVKETENLFLKYEEKGIVKRHSLSKPEKVS; this is encoded by the exons ATGCGGGTTAATATGGCGGAAACTGTTGAAGCCTGCGACATACCTGATGAGTCTCCAAAGAAGAAGATCAAGATTCAAAGCGATAAACAAGAGTCTAATGAAACTATACATACAGCGTTAAGAAGTTTTGCAGATTTCCAGCAGAAGCGAATTTTAAGTGATAATAGTCAGAGAAAAACAATTTGTATTGAAGGTTCTTTCAGTAACAAAGAGGGAACTGCAATTGTTTTGTTAGAAAAGAAGCCTTTTAATgaagaagtattaaaaaaaagtttgaattctGATTGTGCATTAACTAAGGAATTCAGTAACGATATATATGGATGTTATGAATGCTTTCctgatgtaaaatataata GTATTAAAGCTACGGTGATTCATCCGGCTACGGAGAAACATCTCAGAAAATATGCCGCACAAGAACTATATTTGATAAAGGAGACACCAGAATTCTATGAAACAATTACGCTGCCACATTTGCAAGAAGAAAAATTTAGTCTACAG TGGGTTACGAACATTCTTGAACATAAATCAGAAACCGACAGAATTATATTTGAAGATCCTGACCCTGAAACTGGTTTCATTCTACTGCCAGATTTAAAATGGGATGCCAAACAAGTCGAGGATCTGTATTTGTTAGCCATTGTCCACAAGGAAGGGATCAAATCACTGCGTGACTTGAGAGCAAGCCATTTGCCTCTTTTGAAAAACATAGAAGAAAAGGGAATC AAAGCAATCGAAGAAAAATACAACATCCCAAGTTGTCAGTTACGCATCTATATTCACTACCAGCCGACGTTTTACCATCTTCACGTGCATTTCACATATTTGAAGTATGATGCACCAG GTATTTATGCAGAGagagcacaactcctctcgactGTCATTGGTAATATTGAAATTGCATCAGATTATTATCAAAGGACAACACTGTCATTTGTAGTGAAGGAAACAGAAAATCTATTCCTGAAGTATGAAGAGAAAGGGATAGTCAAGAGACATTCTCTCTCAAAACCTGAAAAAGTTTCGTAG
- the LOC138706690 gene encoding E3 ubiquitin-protein ligase E3D: MTQSVIVEMRPRLQVCNVFLIMKEDLPKEDTVQINVKTSGVDVRWLSENGETVQVIDLHNYKLKPLSLSGLHIQKNSVSFRIQTEPTVNTSGSFASEILPFDKTLDIMSSDPELLSPNIPCDEPCSLACKCCGKLISKQGLSFSRVLPLPSTGELDNSDWFCHKHSSLPAPTLAPKDNDCFYGLCFILLSTLILNISPKRVLRCSRCLAWLGTCDSSSSAAKLWSCTTSYEGSSTSTALEDFILTVKNAFNNTFGITCRVMLEVKLSDKDSQYLLLWAMDKNLDVLVSGGEDEFTSVKENTEHLTKVKLECKLKVKKTVKLLYMYHKNCSDIVRSWQNDHNVQSVEIAKQMFTAGLEYLVKGTHFIPAPHKVTNNFFVTYLGL; this comes from the coding sequence ATGACGCAGTCAGTGATTGTGGAAATGAGACCTCGACTGCAAGTCTGTAACGTTTTTCTAATTATGAAAGAAGACTTACCCAAAGAGGACACTGTTCAGATAAATGTTAAGACTTCAGGAGTTGATGTGAGATGGTTGTCTGAAAATGGTGAAACCGTACAAGTCATAGATCTGCATAATTACAAATTGAAACCACTTAGTCTCTCAGGTTTGCACATTCAAAAGAATTCAGTATCCTTTCGTATACAAACTGAACCTACAGTCAATACTTCGGGATCGTTTGCGAGTGAAATATTACCATTTGACAAAACTTTGGATATAATGAGTAGTGATCCTGAACTGTTATCGCCAAATATTCCATGTGATGAACCATGTAGTCTGGCTTGTAAGTGTTGTGGTAAATTGATATCGAAACAAGGTCTGTCATTTTCAAGAGTTTTGCCGCTTCCATCAACAGGAGAATTGGATAACAGTGATTGGTTTTGTCATAAACATTCCAGCCTGCCAGCTCCTACCCTTGCTCCCAAGGATAATGATTGTTTTTATGGATTATGCTTTATATTGCTGAGTACTCTGATACTGAATATTAGCCCTAAACGAGTTTTGAGGTGCAGTAGGTGTCTGGCCTGGTTAGGTACTTGTGATAGTTCAAGTTCAGCAGCCAAGTTATGGAGCTGTACGACCTCGTATGAAGGCAGTTCTACTTCAACAGCTTTGGAAGATTTCATACTTAcagtgaaaaatgcatttaataacACTTTCGGTATTACATGCCGTGTCATGTTAGAAGTAAAGCTTTCCGACAAAGATTCTCAATATCTTCTTCTCTGGGCAATGGATAAAAATCTCGATGTGCTTGTGAGTGGAGGTGAAGATGAATTTACAAGCGTGAAAGAAAATACAGAACATTTAACAAAAGTGAAGTTAGAATGTAAACTGAAAGTAAAGAAAACTGTcaaacttttatatatgtatcACAAAAATTGTAGTGATATTGTGAGGTCATGGCAAAACGATCACAATGTGCAAAGTGTAGAAATAGCTAAACAGATGTTTACTGCAGGACTCGAATATCTTGTGAAAGGAACGCACTTCATTCCTGCTCCTCATAAAGTGACCAATAACTTCTTTGTGACATATCTAGGTTTATGA